GCCACGATGGGCACCTTCGCCCGGCAGCAGGAGGCGATGCGCCGCACCGCGCAGGAGGCGATGGGAGGAGGCATGGGGGGCTTCAACGCCTTCGCCCCCTTCGAGGAGATGGGCAAGCAGAACCTGGCGATGCTGGAGCGCGCCATGAGCCTCTTCTCTCCCTTCCCGCGCGGCGCGGGCGCGGGCGGCACCGCCCCGGCCGGGCCGGCGGACGAGGTGGAGGCCATGCGCGAGGAGCTGGCCGCGCTGCGCGAGGAGGTGGAGCGGCTGCGCGCCGGCCGATCCACCGTCTAGCCCAGCCTTCCGGCGTGGCCGCGAGCGGCGGCCCAGTAACAGCGAACCGGCACCAGCGACTGGGAATGACGGACCGGGAATGGCGGGCCGGGGTGGAGAAGCCCCGGGCCTCTCCCGGAGGGGGCCGGGAGCCGCGGCGGCGCAAACCCGACAAAAAAACTCGGAAATCCACCGCGCCCGTGCTACAAATGCTGGCAGGCCATCAGGGCAGGACGATGCCAACCTATCGCCTCTACGAGGTGGCGGAGGATGGGCGGAGACATCCCCCCCTCGACTTCGATTCCCTAGACGACACCAGCGCGGTCGACCGCGCCCGGATCCTCATCGGCGAGACCGCCAAGGGCGAGCTGTGGGAATCTCAGCGCATCGTGAAGCTGATGCGCGCCCGTCCGATGCCGCTCCGCCGGAGCCCCGGCCCGGAGCAATGACGCCCAGGATGCCGGCGCCTGGGGTGCCAGTTCCGCGGAAGGGGCCCCGGCACGCGGCCCCTTCCTTCTCGGGACGTGACCGGATCAGGCCTGCTTGAAGGAGACCCGCTCGTTCTCGCCGCCCTTCGGCGGCGTGCCGGTCACCACGGCCTTCACGTAACCGTAGGCGTGCAGCAGGGTGGAGGAGGGGCTGTCCCAGTACTCCGCCCCGGTCATCTCCACGGCGATCAGGGCGATGCGCGGGTCCTCGGCCCCCTTGGGGAACCAGGTCTTCATCGACTCCTTCCACAGCTCCTTCTGCTTCGCCACGTCCCGCACCACCCGCGCCGTGCCGGAGACGGCGACGTAGTTCTGCTTCGAGGGATCGGAGTAGGAGAGCAGCACGCGGTCGTTCTTCGCGATCTCCTCGGTCTTCTCCGTGCCGGCGCCGGAGAAGAACCACAGCGTCTTCCCGTCCGGGTCCAGCCCGGCGGCGACCATCGGGCGGCCGCGCAGCTTGTCCTCATCGCCGTGGGTGACGAGCACGGCCGTCTCCACGTCCTTGATCAGCTCGCGGACCTTCTCGCGCTGCTCGTGCTCGGTCTGGGCCTCGGCCATCGGTCCCTCCTGGGTTGGGTCAGGCCTTGCAACGGTCCCGGGGCGGGCCGGTTGCCGCGCCGGGCGCCTCGCGGCCAGGAGCCCGCCCGCCCGACCCGCCTCAGGCCGCCGCCGGCTGCTCCCCCGCCGGATCCGCCGCCTCTTCCTCCGGCGCCTTGCGCCAGGGGGAGTTGATGCGGATACCCTCGCGCTCGAACCGCGCCTCGATGCGGCGGTTCAGCTCCCGCGTCACCGGCCAGCGCTGGGAGGGATCGGTCTTCATGCGGGCGCGGACGACGACGCCGGTTTCCAGCAGCTTGTCCACGCCCATCACGTCGATCTCGTCGCGCGTGGCGCCGGCCCAGCGCGGCTCCTGCCGCATCTCGGACGAGATCTCCTTCATCAGCTTCATCACCCGGTCCGTGTCCTCGCCGTAGGGGATGGAGACGTCCACGACGGCAAAGGCGAAGTCGCGCGTCATGTTCGTCACAAAGGTCACGGTGCTGAAGGGGATGATGTGCACCGATCCGTCCAGCGCCCGCAGGCGAATGGAGCGGATGGAGAGCTGTTCCACCACCCCGGTCATGCTGCCGATCGTCACCGTGTCGCCCACGGCCACCGCGTCCTCCAACAGGAGGAACATGCCGGTGATCACGTCCTTCACCAGCGTCTGCGAGCCGAAGCCGATGGCCACGCCGACGACGCCGGCACCGGCGATCAGCGGGGCCACGTTCACCCCGATCTCGCTCAGCACGTTCAGCGAGACGAAGACCACGATGATGATGAGCAGCGCCGTGCGCGCCATGGGCAGCAGGGTGCGGATGCGGGCGGAGCGCGCGGCCTGGGTGTCCCGCGCCAGCTTCGTCAGCCGGCGCTGGATGGCGGCGTTCGCCACCTCCCACACCGTGATCGCCGCCAGCACCGTCAGGCCGATGGAGACGAGGCTGCTGACCACCCGCGCGCCGAGCCCGCCGCTGCGGAACCAGGTGAAGGCGTCGATCCCCCAGGTCTCCAGCAGCACGAGGAACGTGATCAGGGTGACGATGCCGGAGACCACGCCCTTCAGCACGGGCAGGTAGCGGTTGGCCCGCGCCTCCAGCCCCGGGTAGCGCTTGGCCAGGTCCGGGGTGATGCGGAAGCCCCGCTCCAGCAGCCGCCGCAGCCCGTAATCCACCAGCTTGGCGCCGCCGAGCACGATGAGGGTCAGCGCGCTGGCCCGCAGCAGCCGCTCGAACCCGTCGCGCACCTGCAGGGCCCAGACGCCCCAGAGGGCGAGGATGTAGAGGATGGCCACCACGTGCCACACCTCCGCCAGCCGGTCCCGCAGGGCGCGGAACATGCGGCGGGACCGGTCCGGGTGGTCGTTCGGCCCCAGCTCCGGCGCGCGCAGCCGGTCCGCCACCGCGTGGCGGTTCTGCATGATCACGATCACCAGGAACAGGGTGACGACCAGCAGCGAGAGGCGGGCGATGGCGTCGTACACCGCCCAGGGCACGCCGAAGAGCAGCCCGGCCTCCGCCACCGCCCAGCCCACCACCAGCACGGCCACGATCCGCCGCAGCCAGATGGTGATATAGGCCGCCGTCTCGTCGTGCAGAGGCACCAGCCGCAGATGCGCGGAGTTGGGGGAGAAGAGCATGCGGCTGGTCAGCATCACCGCGCGGATGGCGATGTAGGCGTTGTTCGCCAGCAGCAGCACTAGCTCCGTCGTCGGCAGCGGCTGCACCGCCCGGATCAGCCCGTAGGAGATCACGGCGAAGGCGCCGATCGGCAGCAGGTCCAGCACCAGCCGCATCAGCACGTAGGGAATGCGCCGGAACCAGGTCCAGACATTCGACCGCTCCGGCGCGTGGGCGTCCAGCCGGTCCCGCCAGCGGCCGAGAAGGCGCCAGACGATCCATTCCGCCAGCAGCCCTAGCCCGAAGAGCAGCACGAGCTTCCAGGAGGCGTCGAGCACCCGCGCCTGTGTCACCGGATCCCGCGCGACGCCGGAGGCCCAAGAGACGATGTTGGGCAGGTCCGTCACCGCGTTCGCCGTAGCGACGAGCTGGTCCGAGAGCGCCGCGAGGCGCTGGGACGCGCCCATCATCAGCTGTGCGCCGAGGGTGTTGGGCGCGAGAAGTCCGGCCTCCGCCGGCGCCTCCGCCGCGGGCGCGCCGCCCGCCGGCGCAGGGGCCGGGGCAGCCCCATTCGCGGGCGCGGCCGGCGCGGCCGCTCCCCCGGTCGCCGGCGCGGCGCGGGAGGCGGCGGAGAGCGCCTCCAGGTTGCGGATCAGCTCCGTCCGCCGCGCGTCATCCCGCAACAGCCCCAGCAACCGGTCCGTCTCGGCCGCGGTGGCGGGCACCTGTGCGGCCACGGCGGGCGCCGTGGGGGCGGGAGCAGGAGCCTGGGCGAGCGCCGGCGCGGCGCAGAGCAGCACCAGCAGGGCGAGAAAGGATCGGGGGAACCGCATGGGCGAGGTTGGAACCCACCGGATCAGCGGAGGTCAAGTTTCCGGCTGTCACGGTCCGGTGGGTGCGGGACGCGCCAGTGGCCCCAAGGGGCTCCGCCCCCTGGACCCCCGCCAGGGGCCTGAGGCCCCTGGACCCCCGTCTGGCTGCCGCCGCGCCGTCCTGGGACGGGATCTCCGCGTTACGGGCCCCTTCCTGCCCCTGCAGTCGCCTCGGGTCATCGACCCGAGGCACACCGCCGGCCGAGAAAGACCAACTCCTAGAAAAAGATGATGGTGAGGGGTCCGGGGAGAGGAAGAATTCCTTCTTCCTCTCCCCGGGACAGACCGGAAGCGAAGGATCAATCCCCCGCCAGCCGCCGGGTCAGTTCCCCCGCCGTCATCGGCCGGGCCAGGGCGGCCGCCTGCCCGGCCCAGAGGTTGGTGAAGTCGTCCCGCTCCTTCGCCTCCGCCCGCGCGCGGATCGGCGCCAGGGCGGCGCCGGCCGTGGGGAAGGGCGGGGCGAGGTCGGAGAGGGGACCGGCTTCCCGCATCAGGCGGTTGAGGATCCCGCGGGCGGGGCGGCCGGTGAAGAGGTTGGTCAGGGCCGTGCCGTCGTCGGTGGCGCGCTCCAGCGCGGCGCGGTGAAGGGCGGGGATGCGGGCCTCGGGCGTGAGGAGGTAGGCGGTGCCGACCTGCACGGCCGCGGCGCCGAGGGCCAGTGCCGCTCGCACGCCGCGAGCGTCCGCGATGCCGCCGGCGGCGATCACGGGCACCCGCACGGCGTCCACCACCTGCGGCACCAGGGCCATGGTGCCGACCTGGGTGGCCATGTCGTGGGTGAGGAAGTTGCCGCGGTGGCCGCCGGCCTCGAAGCCCTGGGCGATGATGGCGTCCGCGCCATGGCCCTCCAGCCAGACCGCCTCGGCGACGGTGGTGGCGCAGCCCACCACCTTGCAGCCGGCCGCCTTCACCCGCGCCAGCAGGGCGGGGGCGGGCAGGCCGAAGTGGAAGCTGGCCACGGCGGGGGGCGCCTCCTCCAGCACGGCGCAGAAGGCCTCGTTGAAAGGAGCGCGGCCGGCGCCGGAAGGCGGGGTGTCCGGGCCCAGCCCGGCCTCGGCATAGTAGGGCTCCAGGCGGGCGCGCCAGGCGGCCTGACGCTCCGGGTCGTCGCGCGGGGTGTCGTGGGCGAAGAAGTTCAGGTTGAAGGGGCGGCGCGTGCCGGCCCGAACCTCCGTCACGGCGGCCCGGAAGGTGTCGGGCGCGTACTGGGCACCGGGAAGGGAGCCGAGGCCGCCGGCCTCGCTGGCGGCGATGGCCATGGCGGGGGTCGTCGCCCCGGCCATGGGGGCCTGGATGATCGGCAGGTCTATGCCGAACAGGTCCAGGATGCGCCGGTCCGCCGGTTCCGCCATGGCCGCCTTCTCCTCATGCGTTCTTCGGGCGGCGCGGGGCCGCCCGGCGCACCATCTTTCACGGCAAGGGGCGGCGCTTCCAGCCGCCTCCGCCGCAACCCTGCCCCCCCGAACCTTGCCGGAACCCCGATGGACCTGCCCCCCGACCCGCCGCCCATGGTGGAACTGATCGAGGCCCGCCTGGAGCGCCTCGACCTCTCGCCGGAGGAGGCTTTCCGCCGGGCCGGCCTGCCGCCCGATCTCCTGCTCCGGCTGCGGGAGGGCACCGCCCCGGTACCGCGCGGGGCCCGGCTGGTGCGGCTGGCCGAGGTGCTGGGAACCTCCGTCTCCTGGCTCGTGGGCCTGGACCCGGACGTGGCCCCGCCGGCGGAGGTGCTGGAGGAGGACCAGGGCAGCCTCGGGCTGCTGGCGGGGGATGAGGAGGCGCTGCTGCGCGCCTACCGGGAACTGGATTTCGCGACCAAGGCGGCGCTGCTGACGGTGGTGCGGAAGATGGCCGGGCCGGAGCCCGTGCCGGAGGTGCCGGCCAAGGGATCGGCCAAGGGAAAACGGCGCGGCTGAATCGTGACGGGACCGTTGCGCGGGCGCGGCGGGTGCCCACATCCCACCCATCATGATCACCTTCCTCACGATCCTCGTTGCCCTGGGGATGCTCGGCACGCTGGGCACGCTGCTCTTCGGCATGGTCGGCATGGTTAAGGGCGACGGCGACCCCCAGCGCTCCAACGCGCTGATGCGCTGGCGCGTGACGCTGCAGGCCGTCACCCTCGTCCTCTTCGCGCTGCTGCTCTACCTGCTGCGAGGCTGAAACGCGGCCCGCCCCGGGCCGCTTGCCGCCTCCCAGGGGCCGCCTTATAGACCCCGCTTGACTTCGCGAATGCGACGCCCTGCCCCCCTTCGCGGCAGGGCGTCGCCCGCCTTCCAGGGGCCGCCCGCGGTCCCCCAAACGCACCGACGAACCCCTCGCGGTGCCCGCCAGAGGACCCGTCAGCCGGCATGAAGCTCCTCGTCCCCGTCAAGCGCGTGGTGGATTACAACGTCAAGGTCCGGGTGAAGCCCGATGGCTCGGGCGTCGAGACCGCCAACGTCAAGATGTCCATGAACCCCTTCGACGAGATCGCCGTCGAGGAGGCCGTGCGCCTGAAGGAGAAGGGGGTGGCGACGGAGATCGTCGCCGTCTCCATCGGCCCGGCCCAGGCGCAGGAGCAGATCCGCACGGCGCTCGCCATGGGCGCGGACCGCGGCATCCTGGTCGAGGCCGAGGGCACGGTGGAGCCGATCGCGGTGGCGAAGCTGCTAAAGGCCATCGTGGACAAGGAAGGCCCGCAGCTCGTCATCATGGGCAAGCAGGCCATCGACGACGACATGAACGCCACCGGCCAGATGCTCGCCGCGCTGCTGGGCTGGGGCCAGGGCACCTTTGCGAACAAGGTGGAGGTCGCCGATGGTGCGGCCAACGTGACCCGAGAGGTGGATGGCGGGCAGGAGACGGTGAAGCTGACGTTGCCGGCGGTGGTCACCACCGACCTGCGCCTGAACGAGCCGCGCTACGCCAGCCTTCCGAACATCATGAAGGCCCGCAAGAAGCCGATCGAGACGATGAAGCCCGCCGATCTTGGCGTGGACACCGCGCCCCGTCTGAAGGTGATCAAGGTGGAGGAGCCGCCGAAGCGCCAGGCCGGCGTGAAGGTGGCGTCGGCCGCCGAGCTCGTCTCCAAGCTGCGCAACGAAGCCAAGGTGATCTGAAGATGACCGTCCTCGTTCTCGCCGATCACGACGGCAAGGCCATCAACCAGCCTACCCGCTCCGCCATCGCCGCCGGCACCAAGCTCGGCGAGGTCCACCTGCTGGTGATCGGGCCGGAGGCCGTGGCGCAGGCCGGCGCAAAGATCGCCGGCGTCGCCAAGGTGATCCACGACACGGCCGAGCACCTGCTGGCCGAGCCGGCGGCCGCCCTGCTGCAGGCGCTGGCCGGGAACTACACGCACCTGCTGGCGCCGGGCTCCGCGCTCGGCAAGAACGTGATGCCGCGCGTGGCCGCGCTGCTGGACGTGCAGCCGATCAGCGACATCTCCGCCGTGGTGGACGCCGATACCTTCGTGCGCCCGATCTACGCGGGCAACGCGCTGGCGACCGTGCAGTCCTCGGACGCGAAGAAGGTCATCACCGTCCGCGCCGCCTCCTTCGACCCGGCCGAGGCCGAGGGCGGCTCCGCGACCGTGGAGGCCGCGCCCTCCGCCGCCGATCCGGGTGTCTCCACCTTTGTCGGCGCCGAGATCGTGAAGAGCGAGCGTCCCGAGCTGACGGCGGCCCGCGTGGTGGTCTCCGGCGGCCGCGCCATCGGCTCCGCCGAGAACTTCAAGATCCTGGACGGGATCGCGGACAAGCTCGGCGCCGCCGTCGGTGCTTCCCGCGCCGCGGTGGACGCGGGCTACGCACCGAATGACCAGCAGGTCGGGCAGACCGGCAAGATCGTGGCGCCCGAGCTCTACATCGCCTTCGGCATCTCCGGCGCGATCCAGCACCTGGCGGGCATGAAGGACAGCAAGGTCATCGTCGCCGTGAACAAGGACGAGGAGGCGCCGATCTTCCAGGTGGCCGACTACGGCCTGGTCGGCGACATCTTCAAGCTGATCCCGGAGATCGAGGCGGAGCTCTCCAAGTGAGTGACGCGGCGCCGACCATTCAGTCCGTCGG
This genomic window from Pararoseomonas sp. SCSIO 73927 contains:
- a CDS encoding pyridoxamine 5'-phosphate oxidase family protein is translated as MAEAQTEHEQREKVRELIKDVETAVLVTHGDEDKLRGRPMVAAGLDPDGKTLWFFSGAGTEKTEEIAKNDRVLLSYSDPSKQNYVAVSGTARVVRDVAKQKELWKESMKTWFPKGAEDPRIALIAVEMTGAEYWDSPSSTLLHAYGYVKAVVTGTPPKGGENERVSFKQA
- a CDS encoding mechanosensitive ion channel domain-containing protein; translation: MRFPRSFLALLVLLCAAPALAQAPAPAPTAPAVAAQVPATAAETDRLLGLLRDDARRTELIRNLEALSAASRAAPATGGAAAPAAPANGAAPAPAPAGGAPAAEAPAEAGLLAPNTLGAQLMMGASQRLAALSDQLVATANAVTDLPNIVSWASGVARDPVTQARVLDASWKLVLLFGLGLLAEWIVWRLLGRWRDRLDAHAPERSNVWTWFRRIPYVLMRLVLDLLPIGAFAVISYGLIRAVQPLPTTELVLLLANNAYIAIRAVMLTSRMLFSPNSAHLRLVPLHDETAAYITIWLRRIVAVLVVGWAVAEAGLLFGVPWAVYDAIARLSLLVVTLFLVIVIMQNRHAVADRLRAPELGPNDHPDRSRRMFRALRDRLAEVWHVVAILYILALWGVWALQVRDGFERLLRASALTLIVLGGAKLVDYGLRRLLERGFRITPDLAKRYPGLEARANRYLPVLKGVVSGIVTLITFLVLLETWGIDAFTWFRSGGLGARVVSSLVSIGLTVLAAITVWEVANAAIQRRLTKLARDTQAARSARIRTLLPMARTALLIIIVVFVSLNVLSEIGVNVAPLIAGAGVVGVAIGFGSQTLVKDVITGMFLLLEDAVAVGDTVTIGSMTGVVEQLSIRSIRLRALDGSVHIIPFSTVTFVTNMTRDFAFAVVDVSIPYGEDTDRVMKLMKEISSEMRQEPRWAGATRDEIDVMGVDKLLETGVVVRARMKTDPSQRWPVTRELNRRIEARFEREGIRINSPWRKAPEEEAADPAGEQPAAA
- a CDS encoding nitronate monooxygenase, which translates into the protein MAEPADRRILDLFGIDLPIIQAPMAGATTPAMAIAASEAGGLGSLPGAQYAPDTFRAAVTEVRAGTRRPFNLNFFAHDTPRDDPERQAAWRARLEPYYAEAGLGPDTPPSGAGRAPFNEAFCAVLEEAPPAVASFHFGLPAPALLARVKAAGCKVVGCATTVAEAVWLEGHGADAIIAQGFEAGGHRGNFLTHDMATQVGTMALVPQVVDAVRVPVIAAGGIADARGVRAALALGAAAVQVGTAYLLTPEARIPALHRAALERATDDGTALTNLFTGRPARGILNRLMREAGPLSDLAPPFPTAGAALAPIRARAEAKERDDFTNLWAGQAAALARPMTAGELTRRLAGD
- a CDS encoding twin transmembrane helix small protein, whose translation is MITFLTILVALGMLGTLGTLLFGMVGMVKGDGDPQRSNALMRWRVTLQAVTLVLFALLLYLLRG
- a CDS encoding electron transfer flavoprotein subunit beta/FixA family protein, coding for MKLLVPVKRVVDYNVKVRVKPDGSGVETANVKMSMNPFDEIAVEEAVRLKEKGVATEIVAVSIGPAQAQEQIRTALAMGADRGILVEAEGTVEPIAVAKLLKAIVDKEGPQLVIMGKQAIDDDMNATGQMLAALLGWGQGTFANKVEVADGAANVTREVDGGQETVKLTLPAVVTTDLRLNEPRYASLPNIMKARKKPIETMKPADLGVDTAPRLKVIKVEEPPKRQAGVKVASAAELVSKLRNEAKVI
- a CDS encoding FAD-binding protein — encoded protein: MTVLVLADHDGKAINQPTRSAIAAGTKLGEVHLLVIGPEAVAQAGAKIAGVAKVIHDTAEHLLAEPAAALLQALAGNYTHLLAPGSALGKNVMPRVAALLDVQPISDISAVVDADTFVRPIYAGNALATVQSSDAKKVITVRAASFDPAEAEGGSATVEAAPSAADPGVSTFVGAEIVKSERPELTAARVVVSGGRAIGSAENFKILDGIADKLGAAVGASRAAVDAGYAPNDQQVGQTGKIVAPELYIAFGISGAIQHLAGMKDSKVIVAVNKDEEAPIFQVADYGLVGDIFKLIPEIEAELSK